The Bubalus bubalis isolate 160015118507 breed Murrah chromosome 18, NDDB_SH_1, whole genome shotgun sequence genome contains a region encoding:
- the TMEM238 gene encoding transmembrane protein 238 codes for MAAAPAVCTSPGTPPSGAPSPAAGAPGLASGLGRCRMALLLAVALDVAGMAALLTGVFAQLQVRGRDFGDLLIYTGALLVFLSLLGWILWYTGNIEISRQELERDYGLRPSALARLARKLSRRWSAPASSAAGRRAAPGSRGARRAARTPPPPAAGSRRVRLQLASLEAGPGAAGAGTE; via the coding sequence ATGGCGGCGGCGCCGGCCGTGTGCACCTCGCCCGGGACCCCGCCGAGCGGTGCACCGTCCCCGGCGGCGGGCGCGCCGGGGCTGGCGTCCGGCCTGGGCCGCTGTCGGATGGCGCTGCTGCTGGCCGTGGCGCTGGACGTGGCGGGCATGGCGGCGTTGCTGACCGGCGTGTTCGCGCAGCTGCAGGTGCGCGGCCGCGACTTTGGCGACCTGCTTATCTACACGGGCGCGCTGCTCGTCTTCCTGAGCCTGCTCGGCTGGATCCTCTGGTACACCGGCAACATCGAGATCTCGCGCCAGGAGCTCGAGCGCGACTACGGCCTGAGGCCCTCGGCGCTCGCCCGCCTCGCGCGGAAGCTCTCCCGCCGCTGGTCGGCGCCGGCTTCCTCCGCCGCCGGCCGGCGCGCCGCGCCCGGCTCCCGGGGAGCGCGCCGCGCCGCCCGCACgcccccgccgcccgccgccggTTCCCGCCGCGTGCGCCTGCAGCTCGCCTCGCTGGAGGCCGGGCCCGGGGCGGCGGGAGCGGGCACCGAGTGA